CCGTCTACCAAAGTTGGGGCCTACATATCGAAAACCGGTTAAGAATTTGAAAGGTTATTAATAGAAAAAACTAAAGGTTTTTTCCCGCCACCACCTCCGCCCCCTCTTCCCCCACCAGCATCCCGATGGCCACGCCCATGCCACCCAGGCGGACGGCCGCCACGACGTGGGGCGACACCTGCCGGATGATGGGCGCCTTCCGGCTGCCCACCCCCAGGATGCCGCTCCACCAGCTGTCGACGGCCACTTCCCGGCCGGGGAGGATCACTTCCTTCAGCAACCGCAGGA
The Halobacteriovoraceae bacterium DNA segment above includes these coding regions:
- a CDS encoding FAD-binding oxidoreductase, translating into PQLPLRGCFHYDRGYYYFRNIDNRILLGGGRNLDKQGETTDEFGTTPLIRNALLRLLKEVILPGREVAVDSWWSGILGVGSRKAPIIRQVSPHVVAAVRLGGMGVAIGMLVGEEGAEVVAGKNL